From a region of the Helianthus annuus cultivar XRQ/B chromosome 5, HanXRQr2.0-SUNRISE, whole genome shotgun sequence genome:
- the LOC110940017 gene encoding dof zinc finger protein DOF3.6: protein MVFSSVAPFLDHHNWHQQLQQSNNPQQGNDGGSENPNFQSPLVPPQRGGEGSIRPGSMVDRARLAKLPMPEPGLNCPRCDSTNTKFCYFNNYSLTQPRHFCKTCRRYWTRGGALRNVPVGGGCRRNKRSSKHSRSKSPSQKGTKSLNGSPSRCSTENIATSTQIPHPPSLQMPFMSSYGGVASNIISSVGGFHTQSEIGNFQLGTGGSNATNLNNILSIGSGETWRLPFLAGFEVPNNTNFLYQSEVAVEAPASTMLENSRVNPPVKVEENRDLNLSKQILNIPENTNQQPWQVGNNWAEFSGVNASSTPTTNFI from the exons ATGGTTTTCTCATCTGTTGCACCCTTTCTTGATCACCACAATTGGCATCAACAG TTGCAACAATCAAACAACCCGCAACAAGGAAATGATGGTGGAAGCGAAAACCCTAATTTCCAGTCACCACTGGTGCCTCCACAACGCGGTGGAGAAGGCTCGATCCGCCCAGGATCGATGGTGGATCGAGCCAGACTAGCAAAGCTACCCATGCCTGAGCCAGGATTAAATTGTCCACGTTGTGATTCAACCAACACCAAGTTTTGCTACTTCAACAACTACAGCCTCACACAGCCTAGACACTTTTGCAAGACATGTAGGCGTTATTGGACACGCGGTGGTGCGCTAAGGAATGTTCCGGTTGGGGGAGGTTGTAGGAGGAACAAAAGAAGTAGCAAACATAGCAGATCAAAATCTCCAAGCCAAAAGGGGACTAAATCCTTAAATGGAAGTCCATCAAGGTGTAGCACTGAAAACATAGCAACAAGTACTCAAATCCCACACCCTCCATCTCTTCAAATGCCCTTCATGAGCTCTTATGGAGGTGTTGCTAGCAATATCATATCAAGTGTTGGTGGATTTCATACTCAAAGTGAAATTGGTAATTTCCAGTTAGGAACTGGAGGCTCAAATGCCACTAACTTGAATAATATTTTATCAATTGGAAGTGGTGAGACTTGGAGATTGCCATTCTTAGCAGGATTTGAAGTACCTAACAATACCAATTTTCTCTACCAAAGTGAAGTTGCAGTTGAAGCACCGGCATCTACAATGCTTGAGAACTCTCGGGTAAATCCTCCTGTGAAAGTCGAAGAAAACCGAGACCTGAATTTATCAAAACAAATTCTGAATATCCCTGAGAACACCAATCAACAACCATGGCAAGTGGGAAATAATTGGGCTGAGTTTTCTGGTGTCAATGCTTCTTCTACTCCTACAACAAATTTCATATAA